One window of Heptranchias perlo isolate sHepPer1 chromosome 15, sHepPer1.hap1, whole genome shotgun sequence genomic DNA carries:
- the cysltr1 gene encoding cysteinyl leukotriene receptor 1, protein MAEEVMWLSTNYSRSNASACPLIDDFRNQVYSTVYSLVFVVGLSGNAFALFVLVKTYKQRTAFNVYMFNLAVSDMLCVCTLPLRVVYYAYKGRWIFGDFLCRISSYTLYVNLYCSIYFMTAMSFTRFLAIVFPIQNMKIVNVKKAKIVCVVIWIFVTVTSSPFLLSGSHTRDNKTKCFEPPSIGRKRGLKSLLIMNYVSLVLGFILPFLIILICYTFIVRTLMKSTAAIHKKKASRRRAVHLIIIVLGAFLISFMPYHIQRTIHLNSLNQKGKSCDEIIYMQKSVVVTLCLAAANTCFDPLLYFFSGENFRRRLASSFTRKTSLSSNQLSNKKKRSLMRVEPEKSDDDPFSPARTSRSTSNEI, encoded by the coding sequence ATGGCTGAAGAAGTGATGTGGCTCTCAACAAACTATTCGAGGAGCAATGCATCTGCCTGTCCACTGATTGACGATTTCCGAAATCAAGTCTATTCTACAGTGTACTCCCTGGTCTTTGTTGTGGGCTTGTCGGGAAATGCCTTTGCTCTGTTCGTACTTGTGAAAACTTACAAGCAGAGAACGGCCTTCAATGTCTACATGTTCAACCTGGCAGTGTCAGACATGCTGTGTGTATGCACCTTGCCTTTGCGAGTGGTTTACTACGCTTACAAAGGCAGATGGATTTTTGGGGACTTCTTGTGCAGAATCAGTTCGTACACTCTCTATGTcaatctgtactgcagcatttactTCATGACTGCCATGAGTTTCACCCGTTTCCTGGCCATTGTGTTCCCCATTCAGAACATGAAAATAGTGAACGTTAAGAAAGCCAAGATAGTCTGTGTTGTGATATGGATTTTTGTCACTGTTACCAGCTCTCCATTTCTGCTTTCGGGCTCTCACACCCGTGACAATAAAACAAAGTGCTTTGAACCTCCATCTATTGGGCGTAAACGTGGTCTGAAAAGCCTTTTGATAATGAATTATGTTTCGCTGGTTTTAGGCTTCATTCTGCCATTTCTCATCATTCTTATTTGTTACACATTTATTGTAAGGACCCTAATGAAAAGCACAGCAGCCATTCACAAGAAGAAAGCATCGCGTCGAAGAGCAGTGCATCTGATCATAATCGTGCTGGGCGCCTTCCTGATCAGCTTCATGCCCTATCATATCCAGCGCACAATACATCTGAATTCCCTGAACCAGAAGGGGAAGAGCTGCGACGAAATTATTTACATGCAAAAGTCAGTAGTGGTCACACTCTGTCTGGCAGCTGCCAATACCTGCTTTGACCCGCTCTTGTACTTCTTCTCTGGGGAGAACTTTAGACGAAGACTCGCAAGTTCCTTCACTAGAAAAACGTCTCTTTCAAGCAATCAGCTGTCGAATAAAAAGAAACGCTCGTTAATGCGCGTTGAACCGGAAAAATCTGATGACGATCCTTTCAGTCCTGCTCGGACAAGCAGAAGCACCAGCAATGAAATCTAA